In a genomic window of Penaeus vannamei isolate JL-2024 chromosome 10, ASM4276789v1, whole genome shotgun sequence:
- the LOC113810108 gene encoding anti-lipopolysaccharide factor, translating into MRVSVLSMVLVVALAASLTPQCQASGWEALVPAIANKLTGLWESGELELLGHYCNFSVTPKFKRWQLYFRGRMWCPGWTAIRGQAETRSRSGVVGRTTQDFVRKAFSAGLITESEAQVWLNS; encoded by the exons ATGCGAGTGTCTGTCCTCAGCATGGTCCTCGTGGTGGCGTTGGCTGCGTCCCTCACGCCGCAGTGCCAAGCGAGTGGCTGGGAGGCGCTGGTGCCGGCCATTGCGAACAAACTCACTGG ACTGTGGGAGAGCGGAGAGCTGGAGCTGTTAGGACACTACTGCAACTTTAGCGTGACACCGAAATTCAAGCGCTGGCAACTGTACTTCAGGGGTCGCATGTGGTGCCCAGGATGGACAGCCATCAGAGGCCAAG CCGAGACCCGTAGCAGATCGGGCGTGGTAGGCAGAACGACGCAGGACTTCGTCAGGAAAGCTTTCAGCGCGGGTCTCATCACCGAATCAGAGGCTCAAGTTTGGCTTAATAGTTAA
- the LOC113820509 gene encoding cytochrome P450 4c3-like has protein sequence MTWLRTELLRWAPTDLHYVFLTSILALTLFWLFRRQRKISMIEKIPGPKGLPILGSALDVNVAPSELFVKLCDFCEYGRVAKVWIGPQPYLLISGARAAEVILSSQKHLDKSRDYSFLHPWLGTGLLTSTGTKWHSRRKLLTPAFHFKILEDFVEVFNQQSSVMVQRLQKKADGNTFDIFPYITLCALDVICETAMGRVVGAQADSDSEYVKALYRIGSLVQQRQARPWLQPDLFFKLSGYQKEHDACLKVLHDFSNDTIRSRRFEYLEGKKNKDQNTAEDEAIGKKKRLAFLDLLLEYSETVSRLSNEDIREEVDTFMFEGHDTTAAAINWSLYLIGSNPEIQARVHEELDSIFGGSDRPITMADLREMKLTENCIKEALRLFPSVPFLARELKEDAVIDDYRIPTGTTVTVVTYCLHRDPEQFPNPEVFDPDRFLPENCKSRHPYAYVPFSAGPRNCIGQKFALMEEKILLSHILRSFRVESTVKREDLRLIGELVLRPENGNPVKLLPREAH, from the exons ATGACGTGGCTGAGAACAGAGCTCCTGAGGTGGGCGCCGACAGACCTCCATTACGTGTTTCTCACCTCGATCTTGGCTCTCACCCTCTTTTGGCTCTTCAGGAGGCAGCGGAAG ATATCAATGATCGAGAAGATTCCGGGACCAAAAGGACTCCCCATTCTAGGCAGCGCATTAGACGTCAACGTTGCCCCGAGCG aaCTTTTTGTCAAACTCTGTGACTTCTGTGAGTACGGCAGGGTAGCCAAAGTATGGATTGGTCCTCAACCGTATTTACTCATCTCAGGAGCAAGGGCGGCAGAG GTGATCCTCAGCAGCCAAAAGCACCTGGACAAGAGCCGTGACTATAGCTTCCTACATCCTTGGCTGGGCACGGGTCTCCTCACGTCCACAG gcaCCAAGTGGCACTCACGAAGGAAGCTCCTGACGCCCGCCTTCCACTTCAAGATTCTGGAGGACTTCGTGGAGGTTTTCAATCAACAGAGCAGCGTCATGGTCCAACGACTGCAGAAGAAAGCTGACGGGAACACCTTTGACATCTTCCCTTACATCACCCTCTGCGCTCTGGACGTCATCTGTG agacTGCCATGGGTCGCGTCGTTGGTGCTCAAGCGGACAGTGATTCCGAATACGTGAAAGCTCTTTACAG AATCGGATCCCTCGTGCAGCAGAGACAAGCCCGTCCTTGGCTGCAACCAGACCTTTTCTTCAAGCTCTCCGGATACCAGAAGGAACACGACGCCTGCCTCAAGGTCCTGCATGACTTCTCCAACGACACCATCAGGAGCAGACGCTTCGAGTAcctggaaggaaagaagaataaggatcAGAATACGGCAGAGGATGAAGCTATTG GCAAGAAGAAGCGCCTCGCCTTCTTGGACCTGCTGCTGGAGTACTCGGAGACCGTGTCGCGGCTCTCCAACGAGGACATCCGCGAGGAGGTCGACACCTTCATGTTCGAGGGACACGACACCACGGCCGCCGCCATCAACTGGTCGCTGTACCTGATCGGCAGCAATCCCGAAATTCAG GCCCGTGTCCACGAGGAACTAGACTCGATCTTCGGAGGCTCGGATCGCCCCATCACCATGGCCGACCTGAGGGAAATGAAGCTAACAGAGAACTGCATTAAGGAAGCGCTTCGGCTGTTCCCTTCCGTGCCCTTCCTCGCTCGCGAACTCAAGGAGGACGCCGTTATCG ACGATTACCGCATCCCCACTGGCACCACTGTGACGGTGGTGACCTACTGCCTCCACCGTGACCCGGAACAGTTCCCTAACCCGGAAGTCTTTGACCCTGACCGCTTCCTGCCCGAGAATTGCAAGAGTCGTCATCCTTATGCGTATGTTCCCTTCAGCGCTGGGCCGAGGAACTGCATTG GCCAAAAGTTCGCCCTCATGGAGGAGAAGATCCTGCTCAGCCACATCCTGCGCAGTTTCCGCGTGGAGAGCACCGTCAAGCGCGAGGACCTCAGGCTCATCGGGGAGCTCGTTCTGCGCCCCGAGAATGGGAATCCCGTGAAGCTTTTGCCGAGAGAAGCTCACTAG
- the LOC113820510 gene encoding anti-lipopolysaccharide factor — MRVLVSSVVALALIALVPRSQGQGVQDLIPSLVQRIVGLWHSDEVEFMGHSCRYSQRPSFYRWELYFNGRMWCPGWAPFTGRSRTRSPSGAVEHATRDFVQKALQSNLITEDDARIWLEH; from the exons ATGCGGGTGCTGGTCAGCTCTGTAGTGGCACTCGCCCTGATTGCTCTTGTGCCACGGAGCCAGGGTCAGGGAGTGCAGGACCTCATCCCTTCGCTAGTCCAGAGGATAGTCGG GTTGTGGCACTCGGATGAGGTGGAGTTCATGGGTCACAGCTGTAGGTACAGCCAGCGGCCCTCCTTCTATAGGTGGGAGCTTTACTTCAATGGCAGGATGTGGTGTCCTGGATGGGCTCCCTTCACTGGCAGAT CTCGCACCCGCAGCCCTTCCGGCGCCGTCGAGCACGCGACGAGGGACTTCGTGCAGAAGGCGCTGCAGAGTAATCTCATCACGGAGGACGACGCTAGAATTTGGCTCGAGCACTAA